A part of Verrucomicrobiia bacterium genomic DNA contains:
- a CDS encoding UvrD-helicase domain-containing protein, whose translation MLNLNTLNPQQRLAVETVNGPVLILAGAGTGKTRVITFRIAHMVEKGISRGNILGVTFTNKAAREMQERVSKLLPRLGPGPNGEKPERPTICTFHSLCVRILRQHIELLGYKRNFVIYDESEQLGAIKKILSHLSAKGEKTDPAAILSLLSRYKNGGARAAAFAEPSVAAMAEHIKTRYESALRACNAVDFDDLILLTLRLFNEHPEALEACRAKFRYVMVDEYQDTNAAQFNLVHQLTREHRNLCVVGDDDQSIYGWRGAEIANLLDMEKHYPTVKVVKLEQNYRSTTTILQAANAVIKNNARRRGKQLWSQKGHGEKIMLHAFPDDETEAKTVVEQIEYARLTSRVPWQDQAILFRTNLQSRALETALRQSSVRYHLIGGQSYFDRREIKDFLAYLKLFINPNDDISLLRIANVPARGLSDVTMERLLAASQERHCSVFAAMKNPAVTTTFMTKARESIEAFVQFIEDTRAPLNAGQSLSLQVWADRFLDETGYLNELRRSEKTPEASENRVRNLKELVATLDGGKTLTELPAERLLSFLEELTLDSDREEEKEAQGDAVTLITMHSCKGLEFPHVYVVGLEDGLLPHSRSKVEGTLDEERRLFYVAITRAMQTLTISHCAGRKKYGQMMPCHPSPFLKELPEELVEHGDEKAKQPVTVDSGKNRFAAMRDMLD comes from the coding sequence ATGTTGAATCTGAACACACTGAACCCGCAGCAGCGGCTCGCCGTCGAGACCGTCAACGGCCCCGTGCTCATTCTCGCGGGCGCCGGCACGGGCAAGACGCGGGTCATCACCTTTCGCATCGCGCACATGGTCGAGAAGGGAATTTCGCGCGGAAATATTCTTGGCGTCACCTTCACAAACAAGGCCGCGCGCGAAATGCAGGAGCGAGTTTCGAAATTGCTGCCGCGCCTTGGTCCCGGTCCGAATGGCGAAAAACCGGAGCGTCCCACCATCTGCACCTTCCATTCGCTGTGCGTGCGGATTTTGCGCCAGCACATCGAACTGCTTGGTTACAAACGCAATTTCGTCATTTACGACGAGTCCGAACAGCTTGGCGCGATCAAAAAAATTCTCAGCCACCTTTCCGCCAAAGGCGAAAAGACCGATCCGGCGGCAATTTTGAGTTTGCTCAGCCGTTACAAAAATGGCGGCGCGCGCGCGGCGGCGTTCGCCGAGCCAAGCGTTGCGGCGATGGCCGAGCATATCAAGACGCGTTACGAATCCGCCTTGCGCGCGTGTAATGCGGTTGATTTCGATGATTTGATTTTGCTCACGCTGCGGCTCTTCAATGAGCACCCCGAAGCTCTCGAAGCCTGCCGCGCCAAATTTCGTTACGTGATGGTGGATGAATATCAGGACACCAACGCCGCGCAGTTCAATCTCGTGCATCAACTGACGCGGGAGCATCGCAACTTGTGTGTGGTCGGTGATGATGATCAAAGCATCTACGGCTGGCGCGGCGCGGAAATCGCCAACCTGCTCGACATGGAAAAACATTACCCCACGGTCAAGGTCGTCAAGCTCGAGCAAAATTACCGTTCCACCACCACCATCCTTCAGGCCGCCAACGCCGTCATCAAAAACAATGCGCGCCGGCGCGGCAAACAATTATGGTCGCAAAAAGGCCACGGCGAAAAAATCATGCTGCACGCTTTTCCCGACGACGAGACCGAGGCAAAGACTGTCGTCGAACAAATTGAATACGCGCGCCTCACCAGCCGTGTGCCGTGGCAGGACCAGGCCATCTTGTTTCGCACGAACCTCCAGTCGCGCGCCTTGGAAACCGCCCTTCGCCAATCCAGTGTGCGTTATCATTTGATCGGCGGGCAAAGTTATTTCGATCGCCGCGAAATCAAGGATTTTCTCGCGTATCTCAAATTGTTCATCAACCCGAACGACGACATCAGCCTCCTGCGCATCGCCAACGTGCCCGCGCGCGGGCTCAGCGACGTCACGATGGAACGCCTCCTCGCCGCGAGCCAGGAACGCCATTGCTCCGTCTTCGCGGCTATGAAAAATCCGGCGGTCACGACGACCTTCATGACGAAAGCGCGGGAAAGCATCGAAGCCTTCGTCCAATTCATCGAAGATACCCGCGCGCCCTTGAACGCGGGTCAAAGCCTGTCACTGCAAGTTTGGGCGGACCGTTTTCTGGATGAAACCGGTTACCTGAATGAATTGCGTCGCTCGGAGAAAACCCCCGAGGCGTCTGAGAATCGCGTGCGTAACTTAAAAGAACTGGTCGCGACCCTCGACGGCGGCAAAACCCTGACCGAACTTCCCGCCGAACGGTTGCTGTCCTTCCTCGAAGAACTGACGCTCGACAGCGACCGCGAAGAAGAAAAGGAAGCCCAGGGCGATGCCGTCACGCTCATCACCATGCACAGTTGCAAAGGCCTTGAATTTCCCCACGTTTACGTGGTCGGCTTGGAAGACGGTTTGCTCCCGCATTCCCGCTCGAAAGTCGAAGGCACGCTGGACGAAGAGCGCCGCCTTTTTTACGTAGCCATCACCCGCGCTATGCAGACCCTCACGATCAGCCATTGCGCCGGCCGCAAGAAATACGGCCAGATGATGCCCTGCCACCCCTCGCCTTTCCTCAAGGAACTGCCGGAAGAACTGGTCGAACACGGTGATGAAAAAGCCAAACAACCCGTGACCGTGGACTCCGGCAAAAACCGTTTCGCCGCCATGCGCGACATGCTGGACTGA
- the ppdK gene encoding pyruvate, phosphate dikinase — translation MAKTTKKSGKSAKYVYLFGNKKADGDGSMKPLLGGKGANLAEMTRIGLPVPPGFTITTEVCTYFYDHKKTYPKELQAQMETGIANMEKIMDCKFGNAKGMPLLVAVRSGARDSMPGMMDTILNLGLNDQTVLSLAAATKNERFAWDCYRRFIQMYGDVVLGVQKKEGEDEEPFETVIHHFKHEKHHGDIEDSKLSAEDQQELVKRFKKLVKERTGREFPNDPWEQLRGAAGAVFGSWMNDRAIVYRRKYNIPAEWGTAVNVQAMVYGNTGETSGSGVAFTRNPANGVNEFYGEFLINAQGEDVVAGVRTPEPVAKLKVQMPKSYAELMKVRSILEKHFKDVQDIEFTVQEGKLFMLQTRNGKRTAMAALKFAMDMVKEGLISWETAILRNPADQLEQLLAPVFDLAEVKKAKVIATGLPAGPGAASGKIYMNADRAVQAAEKGEKVLLVRSETSPEDLRGMIAAEGILTAKGGVSSHAALVARQMGKVCVCGASALEIDYAAKTVKASGATYHEGDFLSIDGTIGTVYGGAIKTAPSEILAGLLNGDKAAQATEKFKNYLKLMQWCAKVTRMQVRTNADTPEQAATAMAFGAVGIGLTRTEHMFFEGNRIDAMREMILAENVGDRKKALAKLLPYQREDFTGIFKALKGHPATIRFLDPPLHEFVPHEGQAQVDLAAKLGVPVERIKKRVEQLHEFNPMLGHRGCRLGIAYPEITEMQARAVFEAAADVAKQKIKVKPEVMIPLVGFKKELDLQVEIVHRVAKEVMAEKKIKIDYMVGTMIEIPRGALTANEIAETAEFFSFGTNDLTQTTLGISRDDMGSFLMPYVENEVFKKNPFATLDQVGVGQLMKIAVEKGNMTRPGIKLGICGEHGGDPDSVKFCDKLGLNYVSCSPFRVPVARLAAAQAALESRTAKKK, via the coding sequence ATGGCTAAAACTACGAAGAAATCCGGCAAATCGGCGAAATACGTCTATTTGTTTGGCAATAAAAAGGCGGATGGCGACGGCTCGATGAAGCCGCTGCTCGGTGGCAAAGGCGCCAACCTCGCCGAAATGACCCGCATCGGTTTGCCGGTGCCTCCGGGCTTCACGATCACGACGGAAGTCTGCACCTATTTCTACGACCATAAGAAGACCTATCCAAAAGAACTCCAGGCGCAGATGGAAACGGGCATCGCCAACATGGAGAAGATCATGGACTGCAAATTCGGCAATGCGAAAGGCATGCCGTTGCTCGTTGCCGTCCGTTCGGGCGCGCGCGATTCCATGCCGGGCATGATGGATACGATTTTGAACCTGGGCTTGAATGACCAGACAGTTCTCTCGCTCGCCGCGGCGACGAAGAATGAGCGTTTCGCGTGGGATTGCTACCGTCGTTTCATCCAGATGTATGGCGACGTCGTCCTTGGCGTGCAGAAAAAAGAAGGCGAAGACGAAGAGCCATTTGAAACGGTCATCCACCATTTCAAACATGAGAAACATCACGGCGATATCGAAGACTCCAAGCTTTCGGCTGAAGACCAGCAGGAATTGGTGAAGCGTTTCAAGAAGCTCGTGAAGGAACGCACCGGTCGCGAATTCCCGAACGACCCGTGGGAGCAGCTTCGCGGCGCGGCGGGCGCGGTGTTCGGTTCGTGGATGAACGACCGCGCGATCGTGTATCGCCGCAAATATAATATTCCCGCTGAATGGGGGACGGCAGTCAACGTGCAGGCGATGGTTTATGGCAACACCGGCGAGACCTCCGGTTCGGGTGTGGCCTTCACGCGCAATCCGGCGAACGGCGTGAATGAATTTTACGGCGAATTTCTCATCAACGCCCAGGGCGAAGACGTCGTGGCCGGCGTGCGCACGCCGGAGCCAGTGGCGAAGCTCAAAGTGCAGATGCCCAAGAGCTACGCGGAATTGATGAAGGTGCGTTCCATCCTCGAAAAGCATTTCAAGGACGTGCAGGACATCGAATTCACGGTGCAGGAAGGCAAGCTGTTCATGCTTCAGACACGCAACGGAAAGCGCACGGCGATGGCCGCGCTGAAGTTCGCGATGGACATGGTCAAGGAAGGCTTGATCAGTTGGGAAACGGCGATTCTGCGCAATCCCGCGGATCAGTTGGAACAACTGCTCGCGCCGGTGTTCGACCTCGCCGAAGTCAAGAAGGCGAAAGTCATCGCGACCGGTTTGCCGGCGGGTCCGGGCGCGGCGTCTGGCAAGATTTACATGAATGCGGATCGCGCGGTGCAAGCCGCGGAGAAGGGCGAAAAAGTCCTGCTCGTTCGCAGCGAAACTTCACCGGAAGATTTGCGCGGCATGATCGCGGCGGAAGGCATCCTGACCGCGAAGGGCGGCGTGAGTTCGCACGCGGCGCTGGTTGCTCGTCAGATGGGCAAGGTCTGTGTTTGCGGCGCGAGCGCGCTGGAAATTGATTACGCGGCGAAGACCGTGAAGGCTTCGGGCGCGACGTATCACGAAGGAGATTTTCTTTCGATTGATGGGACCATCGGCACGGTTTACGGTGGCGCGATCAAGACGGCGCCTTCAGAAATTCTCGCCGGGTTGTTGAACGGCGACAAGGCCGCGCAGGCGACGGAGAAGTTTAAGAATTATCTCAAGCTCATGCAATGGTGCGCGAAGGTGACCCGCATGCAGGTGCGCACGAACGCAGACACGCCCGAACAGGCGGCGACGGCAATGGCGTTCGGCGCGGTGGGCATCGGTCTCACGCGCACGGAGCATATGTTCTTCGAGGGCAATCGCATTGATGCGATGCGCGAAATGATCCTGGCGGAAAACGTCGGCGACCGCAAAAAGGCGCTCGCGAAGTTGCTGCCGTATCAACGCGAGGATTTCACGGGTATCTTCAAGGCGCTCAAGGGTCATCCGGCGACGATTCGTTTTCTCGATCCGCCGTTGCATGAATTCGTCCCGCACGAAGGCCAGGCGCAAGTTGACCTCGCGGCGAAGCTCGGCGTGCCGGTCGAACGCATCAAGAAGCGCGTTGAACAGTTGCACGAATTCAATCCGATGCTTGGACATCGCGGCTGCCGTTTGGGCATCGCGTATCCTGAGATCACGGAAATGCAGGCGCGCGCGGTGTTTGAAGCGGCTGCCGACGTGGCGAAGCAAAAGATCAAAGTGAAGCCGGAAGTGATGATCCCACTGGTTGGTTTCAAGAAGGAACTCGACCTGCAAGTGGAGATCGTGCATCGCGTGGCCAAGGAAGTCATGGCCGAGAAGAAGATCAAGATTGATTATATGGTCGGCACGATGATCGAGATCCCGCGCGGTGCGCTCACGGCGAATGAGATTGCCGAGACGGCGGAGTTTTTCAGCTTCGGCACGAACGACTTGACGCAAACGACACTGGGCATCAGCCGCGACGACATGGGTTCGTTCCTCATGCCATACGTGGAAAACGAAGTGTTCAAGAAGAACCCGTTCGCGACGCTCGATCAGGTCGGCGTGGGGCAGCTCATGAAGATCGCGGTGGAGAAGGGCAATATGACTCGTCCTGGAATCAAGCTCGGCATCTGCGGCGAACACGGCGGCGACCCGGACAGCGTGAAGTTCTGTGACAAGCTTGGTTTGAATTATGTGAGCTGCTCACCGTTCCGCGTTCCCGTGGCGCGCCTCGCAGCGGCGCAAGCGGCGCTCGAAAGCCGGACGGCCAAGAAGAAGTAA
- a CDS encoding dipeptidase yields MDIITRYLKENQARFVSDLCDYVRFPSVSAQPAHQKDMRACAEWLVRHCQKIGLEARMSATAGHPIVIAKTPRTKGARKPHYVVYGHYDVQPAEPFELWTSPPFEPRIEGHSMFARGACDNKGQNLAHFSAVEAFLKTGTELPCDLTFVIEGEEEVGSKNLAEFLRSHREELQCDAVVISDTGIPSPKHPALTYALRGIAAFEIIVHGPSRDLHSGIFGGAVDNPAMALCQLLAKLRDKNGKVAIPGFYDGVKPLSAYERKQLARLPGNDRAFQKFLGVPKLFGERGFTSTEQRTARPTLEINGLTSGYQGEGSKTIVPSWARAKLTFRLVPNQNPGKIIKAVRSHLKKICPPTVRLEIKSGHGAEPYLVSPTSAEAQAALRALKAAWGYEPVLMREGGSIPIVNDFKKILNADTLLLGLALPDDNAHSPNEKFDLDCFAKGQLMSAHLWQELGKLKS; encoded by the coding sequence ATGGACATCATAACTCGTTATCTTAAAGAAAATCAGGCGCGATTTGTTTCCGATCTTTGCGATTACGTCCGCTTTCCCAGTGTGTCGGCGCAGCCGGCGCATCAAAAGGATATGCGAGCCTGCGCCGAATGGCTGGTGCGGCATTGCCAAAAGATTGGGTTGGAGGCGCGGATGTCCGCAACGGCGGGCCATCCGATTGTCATCGCCAAAACGCCACGAACGAAGGGCGCGCGCAAGCCGCATTATGTGGTCTATGGCCATTACGACGTGCAACCAGCGGAGCCGTTTGAGTTGTGGACTTCGCCGCCGTTTGAACCGCGCATTGAGGGCCACTCGATGTTCGCGCGCGGGGCGTGTGATAACAAAGGCCAGAATCTGGCGCATTTTTCTGCGGTCGAGGCGTTTCTGAAAACGGGCACGGAGTTGCCTTGCGATCTTACTTTTGTCATCGAAGGCGAGGAGGAAGTCGGCAGTAAAAATCTGGCCGAGTTTTTGCGGAGTCATCGGGAAGAATTGCAATGCGATGCGGTGGTGATTTCGGACACGGGGATTCCGAGTCCCAAACATCCGGCGCTGACGTATGCGTTGCGGGGAATCGCGGCGTTTGAAATTATCGTGCATGGGCCGTCGCGGGATTTGCATTCGGGAATATTTGGCGGCGCGGTGGACAATCCGGCGATGGCCTTGTGCCAGTTGCTCGCGAAGTTGCGCGACAAAAATGGCAAGGTCGCGATCCCGGGTTTTTACGATGGCGTGAAGCCGTTATCGGCGTACGAGCGGAAGCAGCTTGCCCGCCTGCCGGGAAATGATCGCGCGTTTCAAAAATTCCTGGGTGTGCCTAAACTTTTCGGCGAACGCGGATTTACCTCGACCGAGCAACGCACGGCGCGCCCGACGCTGGAGATCAACGGTCTCACAAGCGGTTATCAAGGCGAAGGCAGCAAAACCATTGTGCCGTCGTGGGCGCGCGCGAAGCTGACCTTCCGGCTCGTGCCGAACCAGAATCCCGGCAAAATCATCAAGGCCGTGCGGAGTCATCTGAAAAAGATTTGCCCGCCAACGGTTCGGCTGGAAATCAAATCGGGACATGGCGCGGAACCGTACCTGGTATCGCCGACGAGCGCGGAAGCGCAGGCGGCATTGCGAGCGTTAAAAGCGGCGTGGGGTTATGAACCGGTGCTCATGCGCGAGGGCGGCTCAATTCCCATCGTGAACGACTTTAAGAAAATCCTGAATGCGGATACCTTGCTGCTCGGCCTCGCGTTGCCGGATGACAATGCCCATTCGCCGAACGAGAAGTTCGATCTCGACTGTTTCGCCAAGGGACAGTTGATGAGCGCGCATCTCTGGCAGGAATTGGGAAAATTGAAAAGTTAG
- a CDS encoding glycosyltransferase, whose product MKISIVIPAFNEEKLIAATLTAIQHARGAFQLRGWESELIVCDNNSTDRTAEIARAGGATVVFEPMNQIGRARNCGAAAATGDWLIFVDADSHPSRELFNDVADKIQTGRYLFGGSTVKLDAHYSFARFIVEGWNWISRIWKYAAGSFIFCETAAFRQIGGFDTKLFASEEIDLSQRLKELARANRKRGIILHRHPLITSARKIHLYSSKEHLLFLARTVFGLGRTLKSREACHTWYDGRR is encoded by the coding sequence ATGAAAATCTCCATCGTGATCCCCGCGTTCAACGAAGAGAAACTCATCGCCGCAACCTTGACCGCCATCCAGCACGCCCGCGGCGCCTTCCAACTTCGCGGCTGGGAATCCGAACTCATCGTCTGCGATAATAATTCCACCGACCGCACCGCGGAAATCGCCCGCGCTGGCGGCGCCACCGTCGTCTTCGAGCCCATGAACCAAATCGGACGCGCGCGAAATTGCGGTGCCGCCGCCGCCACCGGTGACTGGCTGATTTTCGTGGACGCCGACTCGCACCCCTCCCGCGAACTCTTCAACGACGTCGCCGACAAAATCCAAACCGGCCGTTATCTGTTCGGCGGCTCGACCGTGAAGCTCGATGCCCACTATTCTTTCGCCCGATTCATTGTTGAAGGTTGGAATTGGATCAGCCGCATCTGGAAATACGCCGCCGGCTCCTTCATCTTCTGCGAAACCGCCGCCTTCCGCCAAATCGGCGGCTTCGACACCAAACTTTTCGCCAGCGAAGAAATTGACCTTTCGCAACGCCTGAAAGAACTCGCCCGCGCCAACCGCAAACGCGGCATCATCCTCCATCGCCATCCGCTCATCACCTCCGCCCGCAAGATTCATCTATATTCCAGCAAGGAACACCTCCTCTTCCTCGCCCGAACCGTCTTCGGCCTCGGCCGCACCCTCAAAAGCCGCGAAGCCTGCCACACCTGGTACGACGGCCGCCGCTAA
- the mnmA gene encoding tRNA 2-thiouridine(34) synthase MnmA, with the protein MTDVKKIRVVLGMSGGVDSSAAAALLLEQGYDVVGITLKLWPQDCVNRAEDKCCGPQAVMDARSVSHKLNIPYYLVDEAEDFQKQVINYFAEEYKAGRTPNPCVMCNEKLKFGTLINRARQLGAEFIATGHFARVEKNADGSRTLLKRGRDMRKDQSYFLFSLRQDQLARSIFPLGDLTKTDTRCVARENNLKTADKEESMEICFVPDKDYGRFLQQANLAQKHRGEIVNLHGHVLGHHEGIEFYTIGQRKGLGLSSPKPLYVIELDAEKNRVVVGDESALDRDEFVVERCNWIPWETPPESIEVTAKIRYNHPGTAATITPEANGRARVKLHVPQRAITPGQACVFYQDDLVAGGGWIMR; encoded by the coding sequence GTGACGGATGTAAAAAAGATTCGCGTGGTGCTGGGCATGAGCGGCGGGGTTGATTCCTCGGCGGCGGCGGCGTTGTTGCTGGAGCAGGGGTATGACGTTGTGGGGATCACGCTGAAATTGTGGCCGCAGGATTGCGTGAATCGCGCGGAGGACAAGTGTTGCGGGCCGCAGGCGGTGATGGATGCCCGCAGTGTTTCGCACAAGCTGAATATTCCCTATTACCTGGTGGATGAGGCGGAGGATTTTCAGAAGCAGGTCATTAATTATTTCGCGGAGGAATACAAGGCCGGGCGCACGCCGAATCCGTGCGTGATGTGCAATGAGAAGTTGAAGTTTGGCACGTTGATCAATCGCGCGCGGCAGCTGGGCGCGGAGTTCATCGCCACAGGCCATTTCGCGCGGGTGGAGAAGAACGCGGACGGCTCGCGCACGCTGCTCAAGCGCGGACGGGATATGCGGAAGGATCAAAGTTATTTTTTGTTTTCGTTGCGGCAGGACCAACTGGCGCGCTCGATCTTTCCGCTGGGCGATTTGACGAAGACGGACACGCGCTGTGTCGCGCGCGAAAATAATTTGAAGACCGCCGACAAGGAAGAGAGCATGGAAATCTGTTTCGTGCCGGACAAGGATTATGGCCGGTTCCTGCAGCAGGCGAATCTCGCGCAGAAGCATCGCGGCGAGATCGTGAATCTGCACGGGCATGTGTTGGGGCATCACGAGGGGATTGAATTTTATACCATCGGCCAGCGCAAGGGACTGGGGCTTTCGTCACCGAAACCGCTTTACGTGATCGAGTTGGATGCGGAAAAAAATCGCGTGGTGGTGGGGGATGAATCGGCGTTGGACCGGGATGAATTCGTGGTGGAGCGTTGCAACTGGATTCCGTGGGAAACGCCGCCGGAGAGCATCGAGGTCACGGCGAAGATTCGTTATAATCATCCGGGCACGGCGGCGACGATCACGCCGGAAGCGAATGGGCGCGCGCGGGTGAAGTTGCATGTGCCACAGCGGGCGATCACGCCGGGGCAGGCTTGCGTTTTCTATCAAGATGATTTGGTGGCCGGCGGCGGGTGGATCATGCGGTGA